In Silurus meridionalis isolate SWU-2019-XX chromosome 11, ASM1480568v1, whole genome shotgun sequence, the sequence GATAGTGTGGGTATGAGCGCTGCAGATGCAGTGGCCATGACTCCCTATGATGAAGCCCTATGAGGGCTGAACAAGATGAAAATCTGcagagaagaaaaagtaaaaacagatTAGACAAATGTAATTCATAACAATTacataagaatatatatatatatatatatatatatatatatatatatatatatatattatatataaataaattgtattcatttattcccaacagttaaTTCtagtttgtattgtattgatggtttctataatcgtgacgtgatagtggtggtattatgaggtggattaagtcgggtacgtctctactgaaggcccaggtaccaaatgcacggcccgccactgttattcatatattattatCTAATTATGCAGACCTTCTGGAGAACAGTAAAGTATATATGGAGCTGCAGCTATGCTTGTAAAATGTACTTAATCTTGTGCTTTATGACAGAAAAGTGTGCAATTAGCATTCCTGTCTTGATGACACATGAGTAAGCATCAGGAATGCTAGAAcaacatgcacatgcacacacacacacacacacacacacacacacacacacacacacacacacacacacacattcttttccCACTGACATAATGATTACCTCAATCTTAACCTCAGTAACCAGATCCAGGAAACATTTCAGCtctttttttactatatttttctaAAGACTGGGGATATTTTGGCACTAATCCTATCAATCTAAGCAATTTTGGTCCCAAAGGCTAATCACATGCacatattaaaaacacaatggCCAGTAATATCTGAAAGCAAGAGACTCATGTAACTCACTTTAGATAAGCAAGGACTTCATCTTCACCATTGAGGTTAGTTCCTGTTTTGTAGCGTTGCACCGCCTCCGGTTTCGCATACTGCAAAGGAAGATGTGTAATTGCAACTGGTTTTGTGTATGTAATATTGATTTGATATCCATGCATACATATGcacaatgtatatatacaatgtaACATGCAATATCAGACATTATTGCTGGTACAGATGTGTGCAAGTTAAGACTTGagaataataatagtatagtgTTACTTTTGATGCCACAAACATGCCCAATGTAACCAAACACTTTTAGAGAACACAAATACTGTATAGCCTCTGCTGCTGGTCCACAGCAACTGGAAAAACTAcattctatttgtttttttgtgccaGAGGTGTGTGCCAGTTAGCTCGGTGACACACTCCTGCTCCTCGCTGGCTTTTCACCAGCTGAGAAACTCCCACACGACTGCcaaatttttaaaaacttcCAAAATTGTTTTGAAACATAGCACTTGCATGAATGGTTTTTAGGCAAATACACAAACTGCCCTAAAAATTACGCTTCCAAGATGTTTACTAGAGGTCTATAGTCAATAGGTACCGACAGTTGATTGCTGGGATTATCGGCtttcagcaaaaataaataccaatagtttttccgggttgtgttaTATACAGTACGAAAGCGGCCTCTATAGGCGAATCACTGATACCACATGCTGTTTAATCAAAgtgtctttttattcattttgtatgtaaatgtttttatttattggctgtgttatttttgtttcagtttttaatGCATGTCTTCTGTTtccctcaatatttattgataagATTGATATATTCATAGTGATTTTTATTGAGCACATTTGCATGATTCgcctgcagtttttttttttttttggtaattaaGAGGCTTATCGGTtcattaatcggttatcggcaattGTGATCCAAACTAGCTATCAATATTAGTAAAATCTATTATCAGTTGGTCTCTAATATTTACTGATGTAAGATTTTtatgtgtgtttcagttcataTTTCCCTCAAGTTCCTCACTCAAGTTATTAAAGCCAGCACTCACCATAGTAGGACTGTGATagaaaacaccaccaccaccattactgCTGCCAAAAGGCCAAGAATGATCAAGACTTGACTCCCATTTTCATCGAACGATGGATCTGAGAAACAGAAGattaagaaaagagaagaaatgttTTTGATGCTACTTTGAATTCAAGGCCCCTATAAAAACCAAACCCCAAACTCTCCAGAGTTTCTCAGATGAGTTTCAGTTTGACTGGGTATGTCTCTTAAAATTTAGCGAACAGTTCGGCGAGCTGAATAAGAACATATGAAAATCTGGAAACGATTAGCTCATTAAGCCTGAGTGAATCACAGCAGCCCCTGCCATATGGCCCACTTTATGAAGGCTGAtctgtgttgtgattggtgCACGGTATGAGTAAGAGAATAGGAAATCCAGCCTCCAAAACAGCAAAGGCCAGACACATCTGGATAAAACCTAAAAAAGCATCTGGATGAGATCTCAAAGACATCTAACAACGTGTGTTCGATCTGAGCTGGACTAGTGCTCTCTTCTACTGCCAAATCCTCAAGGCTTTCAtggatgggggaaaaaaaaagcttggtccagtgaagaaaaaaagtgaGTATGTACTTTCTCTGAAATGCTTTCTGTAGTTCTAGTGATCAAAACAGCAAAACGGTACCTGGAGACTTCTCTgttgccttcactggaaacgtGGACGGGAGGATCGAGACGAAAAGCGTATCTGTTGTAGCTTCAGCCAACATGGAAGGGTCTGAAATGGAAAAGACGACAGATCATGAGAAGGTAAAGGGGAAAGATTACATTATATTTCGCTGGATGTATATGAGCTGTATTCAGGTTTTTATTAGCCAGTCAAAGTCATCAGTCACATGACGTGATGTAAAACAGATCTGCCTCCCGAAGCAGCAGGGCACATGGGTATTAGATGCAGTTCTGTGTTCAAGGAGGCAGGAGTGTGTAgcaagtcagaaaaaaaaaaaagtttttcctcTGAAACATGGGAATATggctcattattatttttaagcacACGACTACTTAATTTGCAGCAATGTGCACGGAAAGTGAATCATGCCTCAGTCAGGAGCTTTAAACATTCCTTTGTATCAGAATGAAAATGATGACATATTCCAAAAGAGGGCGCTGTGTCAAAATAAAGCAGGACACGATTAGTAGAAACTAGCGATGGGAAGATTGGATCATTTATgaacagatcttttttttcgaatcatttcattcatttcgtttctttaattagaaataaaataaaagattactTTTTCAATAATCAATTTTTCAATAAtcacataaaaaacaacaacgaacgactcggaccagaggaaTCACGAGATGAACCACTCAATTCTGTTTCgggtgtaatgcactgcatagcgtAGATCAGAACTCAGAACTCGACTTGGACCAGAAGAGTTGAGAGGAAAACGAccgattctgtttcctgtacataacctacagagattttgcgatgctttgctcatctGCCTCCAGTAggaaatgaacgaatcactctttgagacgactcgttcttctgagtcacatcaaAGACTCATTTGAAATGAACGGATCGAACATGAAGGACATCACTAGTAGAATCAGTGGCGGTCCGTTGGAGGAAACACAAGGTTGTTACAGCACAGGGAAATTCTCTGCATATTCCggtgatgttagaaagctgggttCAGCCAAGACACAGCTATGACTGAgagtcaagggccttgctcaggggccccaagagtgacTACGTAGTGACACCAGGGCTTGAActcccaaccttctgatcagtaacccagagccttaatcactgagctccCTTTGTTTCAGGTAAGAAAGATTACTTGCTAGATTTTATTGTAGTGCCTTCTGTCCCTCTGTGTGTCTTACTGTGGATATTTCTGGGTGTCTCTGTGTTTATtaatgcatctctctctctttctctctctctctctctctctctcgtctatTTTTGGTCTTCATCTCTCTTTATACGTCTCTGTCCGAGTTCCTGGATCTACGTCTTTGAAACTCGTGTCCCTCGTGTCTGCGTCACTACCTGCGCTTCTAGTTTCTGGATTTGTGTCTGTCTTTCAGTCGATGTTTTGATCTTTCAATTCCTTCCCATTGGGTGTTATAtctatgcaaatgtgtgtgtattagtgtgtatatgtgtgtagctCACCGGTCCAGGGCTGGGCCTGCACCacctcactccactcactccactGGCTGTAGTTAATGAAAGCATCCTGGGCTCGTACTCTGATGTGGTGCAAGTGACCTATCAGGGCGTCCATGATCACTATACTAGTGTCCTCGGTCTCCATCTGGACGCaaaacagccacacacacacacacacatacacaaacacacacacacacacacacacacaaggtgttTGATAAAAAACTCTAAATGCTTCATAAAGTGGAACCCTGACTGCTCCCCATGCCTCTTCACCTCAACCAACAGCACCTCACTTCACTGACACCCTGAATGAGATCTCATATAATTCTCCATGAATtccagtgaaacatcttcccagaagagtgccgcttattagaacagcaaatagggaataaatgtggaatgttcaaaGATGTGCAAATCGATCTTATgcccaggtgtccacaatcttttgtccatattgtgtacagtggggaaataattatttgctgATTTTGTGCAAAGAGACACAGTGTGTGAGAAGAAAGGTACAAAGATGTTGGAGGTGTGATGATAGAACATGTGATTGGAGGAGTGGAAAGATGTGTTGGAGATGTTACAGGAAAGATGAGAAGAGAAGTGGAAGAGAAGTGGAAATTTGTTGGTGCTatgatgagagtgtgtgattggAGAGGTGGAAAGATGTTGGAGGACATACAGTCGAAAAGCTGAATTACCAGGTCAAAACATCTGCAGAACATCTGGTGTTTTTAAGATACTATCGCTCCATTAGAAGCAAATCATAAATGtcattttcatttgatttaatttcCAAAAACGGACAGATAAAAGTTTCTCATTATTCTTTCCCTGCTTTTTTCCTCCAAGAAAGAACTCAGAGAAGTTTATAgtttgatgctcatttctacACTGTAGTTTGATCTCCATTgttatacagtaaatgtgttGTAATGACAATTTTTTCAGCGTTTAAAAATCTCACCTTGGACCAGAATTTGGAGCCGACGGGTCTGTACTGCAACTCGAACTTCAGCGGAAATGGGACGTGAGTGTCTGAGGGCCACGAGGAGGGGGGCTTCCAATGTACAAACAGCTGCGTGGGCTCGCCGTTCACCTGATCGCAGATCAGTTCCTCAGGGGCGTCAGgctttactacacacacacacacacacacacacacacacacacacacacacacacaaagtcttaGTTTACatagtacacaaaattcacggtttggtccgtacctcagtttttaagtcacggtttggttCAGTTTCAggacataaacacaaacataaaattgcttgtcattgtaaattaacgcagtttattaataatattaacattttaataattattaatatttgtaataaaatttgaacagtttaccttctttttattattatttaaaataaaatgcctgcttgtttaaatattttataaaaattttacaaaaataaaatagaataaatttaattaatgcaatacacttttattatattgatcaGATtgtgtaatcaattaaattggtacaaattaaataaaataaataaaatgtaattaatgtaaacattgtattaaattaaatagtttacatttgttggaccctatttgggtaatacagtgttttatatttaatattaaattttctacTTAACCGTCCCACTTATTTCATCTCCACTTCCTgattagcggctaacgctagcgctaggAATTCTTTAGCTTTTTCATGCATTcgaaaaacaattattattgtaaggatttattatgcatttttgcattatgcattgttgtgtatgtttgtaagtttattaataattttaaaaacactGCGTCCCTGAGGGAAATcagatatataaaaagtattagCTGGCCGCTTACAATTTTTGTGGACGTCCACGTTAGTAATGGTGGATTTGGAGCCGAGCGGATTCACTTCTGTGATGTTCACCAGGTGTTTGCTTGCCCAGAACTTTAGGTCACTGATGGTGCACTCGTTCACGTCCTGTATCTCTTGCTCACAGGGTTCTGTCTCTTCATTATCCACTCTGTAAGATACGAGAGCAAAAGCACATCGAtcagatttaataataatgcagtTTCTAAAACAATAAGCCATGCATACGTCTCGTGATGATCCGATTGATGAAGGTAGGAGGGCGATAAACAGATCATCGCAAAAAGACAAACCAGATTAATCCTTTCAGTTCAGCATTGATTCTTTATTATATATCACTCCTTCACATTCATATCttaaaatgagtgtgtgatgagtgatggTTGTCATGTGACCCCACCTGTATGAGGAGATGTACTTTGTGGGTAAGTGTGTCTTCACTCTCTGTGTCCACGTGCACAGAATTTTGGAGTGACTTGGAACTTTACAGGAAACACTCAGATATTCTGGGGGATCTGCAAAACACAGAGCGAGCAACCAATCAAACACGTCGGTAACACACCATCCACGATGACATCAAAGCAGGCAGATTTCTCGATAAATTCTTGCCAACAGAGAACAGGCTGAACAGTTTAACCCTCTAGTTAAGTGATTTTGCATGTTGGACAGTCCCACCCTTCCTAACAGGAAGCTGGAGTGCTGTGTCGTGTAGTGATTTCCTGTCACAGGAAGTGTTTTGAGTTCGTCTCTGGAGGCCTCGGCTCACAGCATGAGCTGGACATTGCCGAAGTGCTTCcttttttacaaatacatttcctgaatataaaaattaaggCCTCCAATAAAGCCTGATGTATAGAAttaaaaaacagctttacaacTGTATAAACGGCTAAAACACACAGATGCAAACTGAAAATGTTAAAGAATTTGCTTCAAATAATTgagaaattataaatattgttttaaattcTCCATCAATTATTGTTCCctttatgataaaaaaagaaaattgacaGTGGTGTCTTTTCCCCTTACTCCCTTTTACTACATATTAGATCAATTGTTAAGGTGATGGACTGCTGACCAGAAGGTGATGAGTTCAAATATCAACAATTAATCGGCACCGATTTATGGgactatctgcaaaaatccatgctgatagtttttccgggctTTGTTAAACAGTACgcgagcagcctctagaggcaaatcattGACACCACGCCCTGTTTATTTGAATTCTCATTTTATTCATTCtcgatgtttttatttatatggagGGTTACTTTGGTTTCAGTTTgactttatttataattaatatattcatatatttatttatatatatattttttaatgaattcagtactattttacatagaatgtatgtttttttttatccagtgtcCATCTTCAAAACCATTGGTTAATTAATCGGGTATCGGCTATCTGAAACAAATGTGGTCAGTGTTCACTTACAGCCCAGGTGCAGTATGATGCTCTGCAGTAGatctcttcttctctcctcaTAGCAGCTGTAGTTCCCCTCCATGCTGCGTGTGGTGTTGGTGAGAATCAGCAAGACGTCCGAGGGGTGATTCTGCCTCGTCCGCACTAAGCTCCCGTTGTGTGTCCATACCACTGCAGACCTGCCAAAACTCACAATCAGTCCCTCAATCACTTCACTTATCCTGGCCCATAGTAGCCAAATTAGCACAACCCCTGTTTTCACAGCAGTATTCCCATGGATATTGACCGAGAATATCGATTTGGTCCAAGTGGTGGCTTTCTGAGGCCAATTTCAGAGTCTGAAGGGAGTCAGTGTGAAAGGATTCAGTGTGATTAGGCTGAGCAGCTTGGCCTGTGTGTTTAGCTAGCAGGGTGTGAAGCATGAAGTTATCAGTGTTTACTGAAAGACTGGTATGGCTGTGACACGTAGTGGTTGGGCAGCGTGATAGACGAGAACGTACCTTGGTGAGAGCCTCTGCAGGTCAGCTTCACGGTGGAGCCCAGAGATGCAAAATGCACGTCAGGAACTACACAAAAAGATACAGTAGATACACTGTTACATATTGTAGATACAACAAGGAAATATAAGCTTATtaaaatcaacatttaaagAATATAACGTATTAATCTTCTACGGGTTCGATCCGTTTTGATTGCTCGTCTGTGAAGAGTATGAAGTGTGTAACGGCACCTCTTTGGCCTAAACGAGCAAATCGACAATGATCCGTTCAGACCGTAACTCTGCTCGGAGACTGTTTATGTTACCCTCCTTTACTGCCCCTTCAGCCCACAGGATTTATATCAGGGATGAAATAACAGGCATTTAGTGCCAAGTGCTGGACAAAGAGGCAAATACGCACATATGCTCTCAGAGGAGTGGCTGTGCTCCAACATGCCGGGTCTAACTGTACTCCAGAAACGGTTGTGCTCAATGTCTGCTTTCAGAGAATATTGGCAGGAGTATATCATTTAAAGGCCCACCGCATTTCTCACATTTCTCCTTATTGGGCCAGCAGGAATActgccatttacatttacacacacacaaacacacacagcttgaACTCTATGTATGAGCTTCAAACTTGCTCTCAGTTTGGATTCCTAAAACAGATGTGTATTGTTTGTGCAAAATACGACGTAACTGTGCCTCACTGGGTCTTGGGGACGATATCAGTTCTTTGAGTTTGATCCAAAGCTAGACACATGGTAACTCTCTGGCAGAACATCACGTGAAGGTTTATTTAGAGGAGCTCCAGGTGCTTAAGGTAAGCAAAAGCATAAAAGtgtaaacagcattttttttttcttctaaagcAAAACCATTTTCTTACCTTCATTGCTCAAGATCTCGGAGTTGACGTGGACGCAAGATAGAGTGAGGATCCCAAGCACGATTAGACCACGGGGACATAAAACTAAGCCGGGCATCTGGAGAAgggaaaaacaaatgcaaacacaaatGTAGTTGATAAGACTTGTTAAAGTACACAAGTCTTCGCTTAACAGCTGGCATTCGAACACCACGTTCCGTATTGGGTTTTAGAAGGTCTACCTGCCTGGCAGCTATCAAGCAGACAGGCATGATAATTGGGCACAGGAGGCCTCTGGGACAACGCAAACATGACATCCGTACCAGATGTGTGTACATATCCTGTCCTTTCTCTTTAAAAGCATCACGAAGAATAAACATGACTCGGTTTTATATTTGACAATGGAAGCAAAGCAGCTCACGGTTACACGGTCAAGAGCTGCAACACACTGGACAGACCTTTCAGACGTTTCTCTGGAGCGTATTTAACACCTCTGCTAAAGAAACTCTGAAAAGGTTCAGGTCATTCAAAAAAGTTTCAACGCTGTACAATTGGTGTATCTTCACACAACTTCATTCTGTAGCGCGTGTGTTTATTGCTTTGTGTTTCTAAagtaaaccaaataaaaaaatgagtcTCTGGGCAATTCTTTGTGAGGAAACAACCACTgcataaaatggaaaaaagccAAGGCTTATCACTCCCTCAGGCTAAAAGTCATGCTTATTTATATGCAGTGAAGTGAGGACATGAGCCACGACACTCTCAAGTGTATTAGTAATAGTGAAAGTAGCAGTAGTGGTATTACAGTAATACAAGTAGTATTAGTCAGAATAACcctattattagtagtaataatgacAGCAGTAGTATTGGAGGTAATAATAGCAGTATTCGTACTAGTAATAGTGCTAGTGGTAGTAGAAAAAGGGGAGTAAGCAGAAGTAAAAGTAATACTACAGTAGTAGAAGTAATAAGAGAAGTAAAAGTTCATAGAAATTGCAGTTCCAGTGATAGTAGTGAAAGCAGTAATAATGGCAATATTACCAGTGTTGCAAACAGTAGACATACTGGTGCTAGTGAGAGGAATAACACTTGGGCTGTCGAAATCTGCGCTTTAAAAACACGTTCACGCAAATTCATTTAAACGCGACTCATTTTATTACCACGCGATTAATGCAGTGTGCATTTCGGTTTGAAAGAGGCGAAATCAAAACCCAACGCAACATatgcatttattcacaatgtcctttctttactcagataaaaaCCTTCACCAAAAAAATACTCTAAtcattaaaatttgttttactgatgggccgagtctcaaatcaaatccccaaaatccgccatgatgacacatccggcaattaaaaccgtccgtgtggaaacatagcaaaagtcaTGTATAGTTTcacgaataataaacaaacatttgcataaagcatccatatttgtcaatGCCCATGTTAAgtagtataataaataatttatatgtattaatttaaggcacatagaacagaaaatgtgcgattaatcgtgattaaatattttaatcgatcgGGAACCCTAAGTAATAATAAtcgaagtagtagtagtaaaagtgaTAGTAGAAGcagcagtagtaatagtaaaaCTACAGtattactatttttataaacagtatataataacactacaataataataataagagaacTAATACAACTTTTCATAGAAATGACAGTTTTAGTGGTAGTAGAAACAGCAATAGTAACAGTAATACTAATAGTATtaactactactattaccaACAGTAGTAACAGTGCTAATACTAGATGTACTAGTGCTAGTGGCAACAATTAAAGTAATACTAATAAAAGtagtattaaattaataataacactaataataaaagtaaagcagcagtaataacagtaataactAGTAGTAgcgctaataataataagtagatGTACTAGTACTAGTGGCAGCAATTATAGAAATACTAATAAAAgtagtattaataatagtaCTAATTAAAGTAATAGTAGAAATAGTAgtagagagaagaggagaagttTGCAATAGTATTTTAATAGTAAACTCACAGGACCAGTCGACTACATAAACTGACTGAaatgatgaaataataataaataaagattctgCACTGTAAAAGAACCATCTGTTATTCCAGCATGTTGTATGTATCCAAACAGATGGAagtgggtgaaaaaaaaacctcgacTTTCTACCACTCATCACCTCTCACACAATCGAGACTCAATCATCTACAAACATGTCGGTACATTCATTTGTTACATGCCATTTACGCAGCTACATTAAAGGAGACATGTCATTAGTCCGGGTTAACTCGGTCCCTGTGGCTTATCTGCTGTATAAAATTGTCTTATCACTAAACACCAGATAAGACTTACATCTGTGCATTTTGTTCAGCTTTTAAAGCTTACCTCAGCACAAATTAAAGATCTCTGAATATACCCACCGCTTCCCTTTCCCCATGCCTGTGAATGAAATGCCTGTCTTGACCTGAAAATCCTGTCATGTGATTTGTTTGCACATGGTTCCTTAAATACTTTGAGTGACTTAACATGACCCCAGGCTGTGAGCTTCTGGCACACAAATGAACCTGACTGGGCTCTGTTATGAAGAACTGTAATGACCAGAGGAAGTGAAACTCTGCTGTCCAtgattttaacattaaaagaGAACATAAGCAGCAGTTAAACCATTAAGCTTCAAGGATATGCAACCAAGTAAACTCATAAAACACCACATAGAAACTGTAACACCAGTTATAGCAgttgtacattacagcacaatgaaacTGGAAGGgaaggtggtagtttagtggtaaGGCATTGGATATTgtatctgaaggttgtgagtaaAATCatagccacaccaagctgccactcctgggcccctgagcaaggcccaaGCTGCTTAGTTATATAAATCTCTAGCTGTAAAAGTATTAAagctaaatgtaaatgaaatttaTACCTAGATATCCTAGAGATGTAGGGGTCACAacacaggatcagccatgatacagcgccccctggagcacaaagggttaaggtccttgctcaaggacccaagagtggcagcttgccgATACCAGGGCtcgaacccctgaccttccgatcagtaaccagGAACACCTTAACTATTGAGCTACCACTGAAAGCAGCAGTAGGTGtggaagtaataataataatagcagtaGAAGTCAGAAGTAGAAGTCTTGCAGGTACTAATGTTAGTGGCAGTAACATCAGCAGAAGTAGCTTTGGAAACATTCATTTCATGCTGCTACACATTCCATTTCActtaatatataacttaataggtatatttatttctttttattttactttaatatttactttaactttacagTGACCCAACAATTTGCCTCAGAGATCAAGGAAGTACTCGGATTCTGATTATTCTGATTCTGGAATTAATAATAGCAATGACGGAagtatttatcatttatcattatATAATTTTCGTGTACTAGTAGTAGCTGTAGCGATAGCAGTAGCTACTGTAGAAGTTACTGTAGTAAAGTATTAGCAGAAAATAGTAGCAACTGTAGCgttagcagcagcagcagaaagaTTAATGGATTAAAACTCCATGATATTACGTGTTAAAGTATCTGATTATAGTAAGAAAAAACATAAGCAGCAGTTAAATGATTAGATCTGAAGACATGCAACCAAGTACGCTCATAATCTCTGTACTTCACTATATTTATAGTGcaacaaatgaataataataataacaataatgggAGTGTGCGGTGTGTTACAGGATGTACTCAAAACATATAAACGGTGTGAAGTTCAACAGTGGAAACTGTGACGTCCATTCCCTCCCATTCTGATAGCAGCACAGTGGAATCATCCAGAAACAGATCCGTCCTCAGCAGCGTGAGAAGGACAAACTGTGCGCGGTGTTCCTGATTAAAATGGCGTGTAAATCAGCTTTAGCCTGTACAAACAAGTTTGCTGCATATCACGACTGtctttattcacttatttactTTCTAGATGTGTTTGTTTATCGGATGGGCCGTGCCAGACCTTTacgtacagtgttttcttttccattcGTAATGCTGCGTTGACAAGATTAGCTCACGCCATGAACCAGGCCGGATTTTATAGCCATCGAAACTTGAATCTCACTCATAAATTATAAGGACATTAAAATGGAAGTGTATTCTAATCTTTGGTCCAACAGCTCTAATAAGATACTCATAAGGAAGCTCTTTGTTTTGTTCTAACAGACCAGTAAGCAAAAACCACAGAGCAGCATTCTACAGAtacagagaagaaaaataagaggaagaaggaagaagaagaggaagcaaCAGTAGTGGCAGTAGTTATAGTAgtaggaggagaaggagaaggagaaggaggaggaggaggaggaagattaTTCTCTGTTCTAGTATGTAGGCTTTGGAACTTCCCATTGATATCTGAGTCACTAGCAGTCTACAAACTACATCTGAATACCTACTGCTTTGCTTTGCTTAATATTGCATCACAGTATTCAGACTGGTGCTGTTAGTCAGTGTGTAATGAACCAGTATCAGggtgtatttattaatagagaCTGCAAAGCTCTTCTGTAAG encodes:
- the il11ra gene encoding interleukin-11 receptor subunit alpha; its protein translation is MPGLVLCPRGLIVLGILTLSCVHVNSEILSNEVPDVHFASLGSTVKLTCRGSHQGSAVVWTHNGSLVRTRQNHPSDVLLILTNTTRSMEGNYSCYEERRRDLLQSIILHLGYPPEYLSVSCKVPSHSKILCTWTQRVKTHLPTKYISSYRVDNEETEPCEQEIQDVNECTISDLKFWASKHLVNITEVNPLGSKSTITNVDVHKNLKPDAPEELICDQVNGEPTQLFVHWKPPSSWPSDTHVPFPLKFELQYRPVGSKFWSKMETEDTSIVIMDALIGHLHHIRVRAQDAFINYSQWSEWSEVVQAQPWTDPSMLAEATTDTLFVSILPSTFPVKATEKSPDPSFDENGSQVLIILGLLAAVMVVVVFSITVLLCMRNRRRCNATKQELTSMVKMKSLLI